The following coding sequences are from one Nitrospira sp. CR1.1 window:
- a CDS encoding FtsX-like permease family protein, which produces MSAFVLLTVMTALRILNRNRLRAGLTMLGIVIGVGAVIAMVSIGQGARAAVQAQVASMGTNVIVIMPGSTTVSGVRGGQGGAVTLTINDAAELKKRSPLLSDTGWAKRDIIQIINGNRNWNGPVNGVSPSYLTIRDWSFTSGGPFTQTDMESAARVALIGQTTLENLFEPGEEAMGATIRIKNVPFQVVGVLAPKGQSAQGSDQDDVIFIPFTTAERKVFGSQFLGSVGALFASTEQSADLPEAVEHIRETLRARHRLEPEQADDFTIRTQVDIGKVQESTSHTLTVMLFAIASVSLLVGGIGIMNILLVSVTERTKEIGVRMAVGAKRIHILTQFLIEAVTLSLFGGMIGVIVGIVGAQLTTVIAGWPTMISVDAVVTAFLFSLAIGLFFGLYPANKAARLNPIEALRYE; this is translated from the coding sequence ATGTCGGCATTTGTTCTACTCACCGTCATGACCGCCTTGCGAATCCTGAACCGGAACCGGCTGCGGGCCGGTCTCACCATGCTCGGCATCGTCATCGGCGTGGGGGCGGTCATTGCCATGGTCAGTATCGGGCAGGGGGCCAGGGCGGCCGTTCAGGCTCAGGTGGCGAGTATGGGGACGAATGTCATTGTCATCATGCCGGGTTCCACGACGGTCAGCGGTGTCCGTGGCGGGCAGGGCGGGGCGGTGACCTTGACGATCAACGATGCGGCAGAGTTGAAAAAGCGGAGTCCGCTGTTATCCGACACCGGCTGGGCGAAGCGCGATATTATCCAAATCATCAACGGGAATCGTAACTGGAATGGACCCGTGAACGGCGTATCCCCGAGTTATCTCACGATCCGTGATTGGTCGTTCACGAGTGGAGGGCCTTTTACCCAGACGGATATGGAGAGCGCAGCTCGCGTGGCCTTGATCGGCCAGACCACGTTGGAAAACCTCTTTGAGCCGGGCGAAGAAGCGATGGGGGCGACGATTCGCATCAAGAATGTGCCGTTCCAAGTCGTCGGGGTGCTGGCTCCGAAGGGGCAGTCGGCCCAGGGAAGCGATCAGGACGACGTGATCTTCATCCCATTCACTACGGCGGAACGGAAGGTGTTCGGGAGCCAATTTCTGGGATCGGTCGGCGCTCTGTTCGCCTCCACCGAACAGAGCGCCGACTTGCCCGAGGCTGTGGAGCACATTCGGGAGACGTTACGGGCCCGGCACCGGCTGGAGCCGGAACAGGCGGATGATTTTACGATCAGGACGCAGGTCGATATCGGAAAAGTGCAAGAGAGCACGAGTCACACCCTGACGGTCATGCTGTTCGCCATCGCCTCGGTATCCCTTTTGGTCGGCGGCATCGGGATCATGAACATTCTTCTGGTGTCGGTCACCGAGCGGACGAAGGAGATCGGGGTGCGTATGGCCGTTGGCGCCAAACGCATCCATATATTGACTCAATTTCTGATCGAAGCCGTGACGCTGAGTCTGTTCGGCGGCATGATCGGTGTCATTGTCGGCATCGTCGGCGCTCAGCTGACGACGGTGATTGCTGGCTGGCCGACCATGATTTCGGTCGATGCGGTTGTAACGGCCTTTCTGTTCTCCCTGGCCATCGGGCTGTTTTTCGGGCTCTATCCCGCCAATAAAGCTGCTCGACTGAATCCGATCGAAGCGCTTCGGTACGAATAG
- a CDS encoding ComF family protein, translating to MIIDIVRQASRLLLPMDCTTCAQPLTDDPVPFFCRPCWDLIRPLHGPSCPRCHRPFASASALAYSPTHECGDCRTREPNYSQVWAPYAYCSPLQDAIALFKYRGRVALADALSSLLLKALPERLEFDRLMPIPLHPNRLRQREFNQSLLLADRIGSALGLPVSYRNLIRTVDTDPQISLPRAARLHNLRKAFAIRAPQDVAGARILLVDDVFTTGTTASECARVLLKAGAKQVAVLALARSVDAGMVPDTWLPPSAINQKHIQRA from the coding sequence CTGCGCACAGCCTCTCACGGATGATCCGGTGCCGTTTTTCTGCCGCCCGTGCTGGGATTTGATTCGACCGCTCCACGGCCCCTCCTGCCCGCGGTGTCATCGTCCCTTCGCGTCGGCCTCTGCACTGGCCTACAGTCCGACTCACGAATGCGGGGACTGTCGCACTCGCGAACCGAACTACTCCCAGGTGTGGGCGCCTTATGCCTACTGTTCGCCGCTCCAGGATGCCATTGCCCTCTTCAAATACCGGGGAAGGGTCGCCCTGGCGGACGCGTTAAGCTCGTTACTCCTGAAGGCGCTCCCGGAGCGTCTGGAATTCGATAGGCTCATGCCCATCCCTCTGCATCCGAACCGACTGCGGCAGCGGGAATTCAATCAGTCGCTCCTTCTCGCAGACCGCATCGGTTCCGCTCTCGGACTGCCGGTATCCTATCGAAACCTGATTCGTACCGTCGATACCGACCCGCAGATTTCGCTTCCGCGCGCAGCTCGACTGCACAACCTCCGCAAGGCGTTTGCCATACGCGCGCCGCAGGACGTCGCCGGAGCGCGCATTCTCCTCGTCGACGACGTGTTCACCACCGGCACCACGGCGAGTGAATGCGCCAGAGTCCTGCTCAAAGCCGGAGCCAAACAGGTTGCGGTTCTCGCCCTGGCGCGTTCCGTGGACGCGGGGATGGTGCCGGACACGTGGCTGCCGCCATCAGCCATCAACCAAAAACACATTCAGCGAGCCTGA
- a CDS encoding ATP-binding cassette domain-containing protein, with amino-acid sequence MYRIGDVEVQALRGINLTIERGEFVAVMGTSGSGKSTLLNLLGCLDQPSKGRYQLDGLDVSTAKPDVLADLRNRQIGFVFQNFNLIPRTSALENAQLPLFYRGVSIKEQRKQAAAALQRVGLAGREQHYPAQLSGGQQQRVAIARALVGAPSILFADEPTGNLDTASSREIMDILEHLNREDGITIILVTHEPDIAAYASRELVMKDGQIVQDVRRSPHLSVVT; translated from the coding sequence ATGTATCGCATCGGCGATGTCGAAGTGCAGGCGTTGCGCGGCATCAATCTGACGATCGAACGCGGCGAGTTTGTCGCGGTGATGGGCACGTCGGGATCGGGCAAGTCCACTCTGCTGAACCTGTTGGGTTGTCTGGACCAGCCCTCGAAGGGCCGTTATCAGTTGGATGGGCTGGATGTCAGTACCGCGAAACCGGACGTGCTGGCGGATCTTCGCAATCGGCAGATCGGGTTCGTGTTTCAGAACTTCAACCTCATCCCCAGGACCAGCGCCCTGGAGAACGCGCAGTTGCCGCTGTTTTACCGCGGCGTCTCCATCAAGGAACAACGGAAGCAGGCGGCCGCCGCGTTGCAGCGTGTCGGGCTGGCCGGCCGGGAACAGCATTATCCGGCTCAACTTTCCGGCGGCCAGCAGCAGCGCGTCGCCATTGCCAGGGCATTGGTCGGCGCCCCATCAATCCTGTTCGCGGACGAACCGACGGGGAATCTCGATACCGCCTCGAGTCGTGAAATCATGGATATCCTCGAACATCTCAACCGGGAGGACGGGATCACGATTATTCTCGTGACGCACGAGCCCGATATCGCCGCCTACGCCTCCCGCGAACTCGTCATGAAGGACGGGCAGATCGTGCAGGATGTCCGGCGCTCGCCCCACCTGTCTGTTGTGACGTAG
- a CDS encoding zinc ribbon domain-containing protein, translating to MPIYEYRCRQCGTRTTRLVLNANSVPQQTCARCQSADMERLLSRFASPKSEEARLEALSDPSNLGGLDENDPRSMARFMKKMGQEMGEDLGDELDAAMEDGQSPPPEMDGTDCD from the coding sequence ATGCCGATCTACGAGTATCGTTGCCGACAATGCGGAACACGCACCACGCGTCTGGTTCTCAACGCAAACTCTGTCCCGCAGCAGACCTGCGCCCGTTGCCAGAGCGCCGACATGGAACGGCTGCTCTCGCGATTCGCCTCGCCCAAATCGGAGGAAGCGCGACTTGAGGCCCTCTCCGACCCGAGCAACCTGGGAGGACTCGATGAAAATGACCCCCGAAGCATGGCGCGGTTCATGAAAAAAATGGGCCAAGAAATGGGTGAAGACCTGGGTGATGAGCTCGATGCCGCGATGGAGGACGGTCAATCGCCCCCGCCTGAAATGGACGGCACCGACTGTGATTGA
- a CDS encoding DUF3391 domain-containing protein — protein MTYRPITIDALRIGMHVAKLDVAWFRSPFLRHSFLIRTDEQIEKLRRAGVTRLSIDPTRGLDIQDPAAPSQHPLPLTPQPAPSQTGKAAEIRSLAAMTQELLTARSARAKLEESVHSAFSRIAKTGIVDPEEASHTVHAISAVAQALNTHALFMVFSQGREANAPLSQHALATCSFSMILAHAADYNLLAIQELATGALLHDIGLLQVPPAILRRVHDTSTTLSEQNRLAYEAHARAGAILLERRGGFTKAVEQIVAEHHAYLNGSGFPPETGGAFTSDMTRIVMVTDRYDELLTGFGGASPLTPHQSLQRLYQEGQEGRYESRLISVFVKVMGIYPVYSYVLLTTGERAIVSVINSGKLHQPIVTITHDPSGEPYIVPLVIDLANQDEQAPPRAVRSVLGTIPEEFQRAYH, from the coding sequence ATGACATATCGACCCATTACAATTGATGCGCTCCGAATCGGCATGCATGTCGCCAAACTCGACGTCGCCTGGTTCCGGTCACCGTTCCTGCGCCACTCGTTTTTGATTCGAACCGACGAGCAAATCGAGAAGCTGCGACGCGCGGGAGTGACGCGCCTCAGTATCGATCCCACCCGCGGACTCGACATCCAGGACCCCGCTGCTCCTTCCCAACACCCGCTTCCTCTCACGCCCCAACCTGCGCCTTCGCAGACAGGGAAAGCAGCGGAAATCCGTTCCCTTGCCGCGATGACGCAAGAACTGCTGACCGCCAGGTCCGCGCGCGCCAAGCTCGAAGAATCCGTTCATAGCGCTTTCTCCCGTATCGCCAAGACCGGCATCGTCGATCCGGAAGAGGCCAGCCATACCGTCCACGCCATCAGCGCCGTGGCGCAAGCGCTGAATACCCATGCCTTATTCATGGTGTTCAGCCAAGGCCGGGAAGCCAATGCGCCTCTGAGTCAACATGCGCTCGCCACGTGCAGCTTTTCGATGATCCTCGCCCATGCCGCCGACTACAACTTACTGGCCATCCAGGAGTTGGCCACCGGCGCGCTGCTTCACGATATCGGCCTTCTACAGGTTCCGCCGGCGATTCTCCGGCGCGTTCACGACACCTCGACCACGCTCTCGGAACAGAACCGGCTGGCCTATGAGGCCCATGCGCGCGCGGGCGCCATTCTCTTGGAACGCCGGGGTGGATTTACCAAAGCGGTGGAACAGATTGTGGCGGAACATCATGCCTACTTGAACGGCAGTGGTTTTCCACCGGAAACGGGCGGGGCGTTCACGTCGGACATGACCCGGATTGTGATGGTGACGGATCGCTACGACGAATTGTTGACGGGCTTCGGCGGGGCCTCGCCGCTGACCCCGCACCAATCGCTCCAGCGGCTCTATCAGGAAGGTCAGGAAGGCCGGTATGAGAGCCGGCTGATCTCAGTATTCGTGAAAGTCATGGGCATTTACCCGGTCTACAGTTATGTCCTGCTGACGACCGGCGAACGTGCGATCGTCTCCGTCATCAATTCGGGAAAACTCCATCAACCCATCGTGACGATCACACACGATCCTTCGGGAGAGCCTTATATTGTCCCGCTCGTCATCGACCTGGCCAACCAGGATGAACAGGCGCCTCCTCGCGCAGTTCGTTCGGTGTTAGGTACGATCCCGGAAGAATTCCAACGGGCCTATCACTGA
- a CDS encoding RusA family crossover junction endodeoxyribonuclease: MGRPLRRVSRPRQSPVTIRSTSFRPPPRQALPQETQPLLPQQSTRSRRSLPFAIPTSTGLTITTTSITLTLPVPPSVNHQYATVNGRRLLSAKGRTYKDFVGQQILVALAQSPHRATLRQTLRQASLSLSIHFFFASALRRDTDGGLKIAQDALCEGLGLNDNRVVETHLYKRQDRDNPRMEIQLSVAPPSGPDPFFPASVKAQVAAVSRPPFDNGQHR, translated from the coding sequence ATAGGCAGGCCCTTGCGCCGCGTGTCCCGTCCCCGACAATCTCCCGTTACGATCCGATCAACGTCCTTTAGGCCCCCGCCTCGGCAGGCCTTGCCTCAGGAAACACAGCCTCTTCTCCCGCAGCAATCCACCCGAAGCCGCCGTTCACTGCCGTTCGCCATTCCAACGTCCACCGGTCTGACCATTACCACGACCTCCATCACCCTCACCTTGCCGGTCCCGCCCAGCGTGAACCACCAGTACGCGACGGTGAACGGGCGTCGGCTACTCTCCGCCAAAGGACGTACGTATAAGGACTTCGTCGGGCAACAAATTCTGGTTGCGCTTGCCCAATCGCCCCATCGTGCTACTCTAAGACAGACCTTGCGGCAGGCGAGCCTTTCTCTCTCGATCCATTTTTTCTTCGCCTCTGCGCTGCGGCGGGATACTGACGGCGGGCTCAAGATCGCCCAAGATGCTCTGTGCGAGGGGCTTGGACTGAATGACAATCGAGTAGTCGAAACTCATCTCTACAAGCGCCAGGATCGCGATAATCCTCGCATGGAAATTCAGTTATCGGTGGCGCCCCCGTCGGGGCCAGATCCGTTTTTCCCCGCCTCAGTCAAGGCACAGGTCGCGGCAGTCTCCAGGCCGCCATTCGACAACGGGCAACACCGGTAG
- a CDS encoding efflux RND transporter periplasmic adaptor subunit, producing the protein MRRVSIIAGVLALGLAIAGYVFFNGERKAPVRYRTVPVERGTVVSLVTATGTINPITTVQVGSQVSGMIESLHADFNSKVKASQVVARIDPFPYQARRDQAAASLANARAAWEKARIDLAQRRRELDRAKSLIGQQFISQNEVDVALTASEGAVAQLKVTEAAVKQAEAMLQAAELDLKYTVIRSPVDGVVISRLVEVGQRISASFSIPTLFLIAEDVTKMQVDTNVSEADIGGIVDGKAASFTVDAYPGEAFQGRVRQVRNAPINIQNVVTYDVVVEFENPEFRLKPGMTANVSIVVHKRENVLKVPNAALRFVPPKVVREERGEAGSKKNGDGAGGRPTAGSVPAEPAHRQWGVWKLDAAGELERVPVEMGISDRSYVEIAAAGIQEGDQVVTGIESPRGERKGGELPPGFGGGQQRSGRRDRGM; encoded by the coding sequence ATGCGCCGTGTCAGTATCATTGCCGGTGTGCTTGCGCTCGGCCTGGCCATCGCCGGGTATGTGTTTTTCAACGGCGAACGGAAAGCTCCCGTGCGCTACCGCACGGTTCCCGTCGAGCGCGGAACGGTCGTCTCTCTGGTGACCGCAACAGGTACGATCAATCCCATTACCACGGTTCAGGTCGGAAGCCAGGTCTCGGGCATGATCGAGAGCCTGCACGCCGATTTTAATTCCAAGGTGAAGGCGAGCCAAGTCGTCGCGCGCATCGATCCATTCCCCTACCAGGCCAGGCGTGATCAGGCCGCCGCCAGCCTCGCCAATGCCAGGGCCGCGTGGGAAAAGGCGCGGATCGACCTCGCTCAGCGGCGGCGCGAACTGGATCGAGCCAAGTCGCTCATCGGCCAACAATTTATTTCGCAGAATGAAGTCGATGTCGCGTTAACGGCTTCCGAGGGGGCGGTCGCGCAATTGAAGGTGACGGAAGCCGCCGTCAAGCAGGCGGAGGCCATGCTGCAAGCGGCCGAGTTGGACCTGAAATATACGGTGATCCGTTCGCCGGTCGACGGAGTGGTGATTTCGCGTCTCGTAGAGGTCGGCCAGCGAATTTCCGCTAGCTTCTCCATCCCGACCCTGTTTCTGATCGCCGAAGATGTGACCAAAATGCAGGTCGATACCAACGTGAGCGAGGCTGACATCGGCGGCATTGTCGATGGGAAAGCGGCGTCGTTTACCGTCGATGCGTATCCGGGGGAAGCGTTTCAGGGGCGGGTGCGTCAGGTTCGCAATGCGCCCATTAATATTCAGAATGTCGTGACCTACGATGTCGTGGTGGAATTCGAGAATCCTGAGTTTCGTCTGAAACCGGGTATGACCGCGAATGTCTCTATCGTCGTCCACAAGCGGGAGAATGTGCTCAAGGTGCCGAATGCGGCTCTTCGCTTCGTTCCTCCCAAGGTGGTTCGAGAAGAAAGGGGAGAGGCCGGGTCGAAGAAGAATGGAGACGGTGCAGGCGGAAGGCCTACGGCCGGAAGTGTTCCTGCTGAACCGGCGCATCGGCAATGGGGTGTGTGGAAGCTCGACGCTGCGGGAGAACTGGAGCGCGTTCCTGTCGAGATGGGCATATCGGACCGGTCGTATGTCGAAATTGCGGCTGCGGGAATCCAGGAGGGCGACCAGGTTGTGACCGGGATTGAGTCTCCACGGGGTGAGCGCAAGGGCGGAGAGCTGCCACCGGGTTTCGGGGGTGGGCAACAGCGTAGCGGGCGGCGGGATCGGGGGATGTAG